The genomic region TCCCCGATCAGCGTCAGCAACTTGCCGAGGCTGAGGATCTTGGTCGCGCCCAGCAGGCTATTCCAGCCATAGGGCGTCACGCAGCTCGCGGCCAGTGCCGCGAGGCCGAACAGGCCCCATCGCACGACAAGCTGACGGCGGCGGCCGGGCCCCGCATTCCACACGGCCTCCAGTCCGATCGGTCCGATCAGCGCCAGGCCGAGAACGAAGCCGCCGTGCAGATTGGCCCACAGCGTCATCAGCGGCAGCAGCCACCATGACGGTGAGGTGCGGCGATCCGCGGCCGCGAGCAGGCCGCCGATGAACGCCAGCAGCACCGGCAGCGCCAGCACATGCGGCCGCGCCAGAAAATGGATCGTCGACAACAGCAGCGCCAGCGCCGCGATCAGGAGCGCGCGGGCCGGATCGAAATACGGGCTCAACAGATGCAGGAAGATCGCGACCGTCGCGCCGATCGCCATCGACGACAGGATCACCGGTCCGGCCCAATCGCCGCCGTAGACGAGCGCGTACATCACCTGCGACAGCCACGAGCTCGAGATCCAGGGCTCGCCGAAACGGGTGAACGAGAACACGTCCGATGTCGGCATCGCGCCGTGTTCGAGAATCCATTGTCCGACCCTGATCTGCCACATCGTGTCGGAATCGCGCAGCAGGATTTCGCCGGCCGAGAGATAAAACAGATAGGCGCCCACGGCGGCGCACAGCGGCACCAGTCCTCGCGCCGCGCTACGGCTGCTCACGCTGCTGGTGATGGAGAGTGACATGCGCTTTCTTGCTTGTTGCCGGGGCATCCAGAGCCAACGCCACGCGTGACGCCAGCGCGCACTCGACCACGGCTTCCGATAAATTCGGGTAAATGCCGCAGCGATATCGCGCGCATGCGCAAGATCGGATGTCTCGATTTCGAGCGATCACCTTAGCCGGCGATTTACCATCGCGGTCCTGATCCGGTTCGGGAGGCGGCCGGAGCGCCGCCGGCTCAATCAGAGGTGGTACCAGAGGTTGCAAAAAATCCTTACAATTCCAGCTTGTCATTCAGTCTGAATAGTTGTTCACTTCTTCAGACGATTGCGGGATCAATCGTTCAAAACGTTGAAGACTCGTGTGTTCTGCCGGTGGGCGCCGGCCGGGGCGCACGGCGGGGGGACGGAACGCCATGGTTTACCGGCGAACTCATCAGGTCGTGAAACGGCTGGCCGCGCGGCGCAGCGCCATCCTGTCGGCTGCGCGGGACGCGGCGGCGGCGGGCGGCATGGCGGCGGTCCAGATCGCACCCGTCGCGGTGCGGGCCAATGTCGCCGCCGGAACGGTCTACCGCTATTTTCCGTCGAAGGCCGAGTTGATCTCGGAACTGATCACGGAAGTCTCGCGCGACGAGCTCACGGCGATCCGGCGCGCCGCCGATGCCGCGCCAGGGCCGTCATCGGCGCTCGCCGCCGCGGTGACGACGATTGCGGTTCACGTGCTGTCGCAACGCAAGCTCGCCTGGGGCATTTTAGCCGAGCCGGTCGACGTCGACGTCACCGCCTCGCGCCTTGCCAGCCGCCGCGATATTTCCGGCGAGCTGGCCATGCGCATCGATGCCGCCGTGCGCGCCGGCCATCTGCCGGCGCAGGATACGGCGCTGGCCGCCACCGCCTTGCTCGGCGCGCTGCACGAGGCGCTGGTCGGCCCGCTGGCGCCGGCCAATCTCGACGATCCGATCAAGCTGCGTGACGCGGTGCAGACCGTGACGCTGCTCGCGCTGCGCGCGGTCGGTGTGATGGACGCACGCGCGCGTGGCCTCGTGGTGCAGGCAACGACTCCGGCCAAGGCGCTGGTCGGCGCCTGAGGCCAAGGTGAGGTCAAGGCGCGCGAAGAACACTTCTGTCGCAATGGCGTTGTAGGTTTCGGGGCTGGGCTCAACCACCTCACGGAGCAACCCATGACGACGACCCATGGCTCGGCCAAATGGCAGGGCGGCATCAAGGACGGCAAGGGCGCGATCTCGACCAAGAGCGGCGCGCTCTCGGATTACCCCTACGGCTTCGCCAGCCGCTTCGAGGGCAAACCGGGTTCGAACCCGGAGGAGCTGATCGGCGCGGCGCATGCCGCCTGCTTCACGATGGCGCTGTCGCTGATCCTGGGCGAAGCCAAGCTCACGGCGGAGCATATGGAGACCAAGGCCGATGTGACCCTGGAGAAGGTCGCCGACGGCTTTGCCATCACCGCGGTGCACTTGACGCTGTCGGCGAAGATCCCGGGCGCCGACAACGCGACGTTCCAGGAACTGGCCGGCAAGGCGAAGGCCGGATGTCCGGTGTCGAAGCTGCTCAACACCAAGATCACGCTCGACGCGTCGTTGCAGGGCTGATCGCCGCGCGATGGGTTCGCGCGTTTTCGAGCGAAGTGGGCACGCGTGAAGAAGACGCGTCAAACAGGAATCTAGAGCTGCGCGTCGCCCCTCGGGCCGACCGAGGCGATGCGCAGCATGTTGGTGGTGCCGGGCGCGCGCAGCGGCACGCCGGCAACGATGATGACGCGCTGGCCGGCCTTGGCAAAACCGTCGCGGAACGCAATCGAGCCGGCGCGGTCGACCATGTCGTCGAGATCGTGCGCGTCCTCGGCGACCACGCAGTGCACGCCCCACACCACCGACAGCTTTCGGCCGGTGACGAGGTTCGGCGTGATCGCAACCACCGGCACCTTCGGGCGCTCGCGCGCCACTCGGATCGCGGTCGAGCCTGACGACGTCCAGCAGATGATCGCCGACAGGTCGAGCGTCTCGGCGATCTGCCGCGCGGCGTCGGCAATGGCGTCACCCACCGTCGCTTCAGGATCGACGCGCTGCGCGTTGATCACGTTGCGATAGGTCGGGTCGCGCTCCACTTCCTCGCCGATGCGGTTCATGGTCGAGACCGCCTCCACCGGGAATTTGCCGGCGGCGGATTCCGCCGACAGCATGATGGCGTCGGCGCCTTCGTAGACGGCGGTGGCGACGTCGGAGACTTCGGCGCGCGTCGGCACCGGCGCCTGGATCATCGATTCCAGCATCTGGGTCGCGACCACCACCGGCCTGCCGGCGCGGCGCGCCATCCGGATCATCTGCTTCTGCAGGCTCGGCACCCGCTCCAGCGGCAGTTCGACGCCGAGATCGCCGCGGGCCACCATCAGCGCGTCCGATGCTTCGATGATGTCGGCGAGACGGTCGATCGCCTGCGGCTTCTCGATCTTGGCCATCACGGCGGCGCGGCCGCGGATCATCTTCTTGGCCTCGATCACGTCCTCGGCGCGCTGCACGAAGGACAGCGCGACCCAGTCGATCCCCTCCGGCAGCGCGGCTTCCAGGTCGGCGCGGTCCTTTGCGGTCATCGCCGACACCGGCAGATCGGTATCGGGCAGGCTGACGCCCTTGCGGTCCGACATCTTGCCGCCGATCACGACGCGCGTGACCGCGCGCTCGGGCGAGGTTTCCTCGGCGATCAGCCGCACCTTGCCGTCGTCGAGCAACAGCGCATGGCCCGGGCGGAGCGCGGCAAGGATCTCCGGATGCGGAAGCTGGACGCGGCTGTTGTCGCCCGGCGTCTTGTCGGAATCCAGAATGAAGCTCTGGCCGTTCTTGAGCTGGGTCGCGCCTTCCGCGAACGCGCCAACCCGCAGCTTCGGTCCTTGCAGGTCGACCAGGATGCCGATCGGCCGGCCGTAGCTCGATTCGACATTGCGGATGGTCTTGACCAGCTCCCGCATCTTGTCATGCGGGGTATGGCTCATGTTGATGCGGAAGACGTCGGCGCCCGCCTCGAACAGCTTGCGGATCATCGCGCTGTCTGAGGAGGCCGGGCCGAGTGTTGCGAGGATCTTGATTCGACGCAGTCGTCTCATTGTTTGCTTCCGGGTGGTGCGGCTGGCGGCAGACCAGACGCGCCCGGAGGCGCTGCGCCCGGCGGCGGGTTGGGCAGGCCCGGCATCGCCCCGGGACTTCCTGGACCCACGCCGCCCGGCATTCCCGGTACTTTCTGCGGCTGTTGTTCGTTGGCTTCGGTCAGCTGGACGGTCCATGCACGCTGCTCGCCGGTGTCGACCTCGAAGAAGCCGGTGCGGTCAAACCCGCGCGCCAGGCAATTTTCGGTGCCCTTGATGGTGAATTCCTTGTCGCGCGAGCACATGAAGGCCTGGCCGGACCATTCGCCGCCGCGATCATAGTCGAGAGCGTAGATGTAGTAGTAGCGCGCCACAAGGTTGCCGCGCAGCAAGGTCTCGCAGGTGCGCGACGACACGTTCCACCAGCCCTCGGTGGTCCAGCCCTCGGCGTCCTTGTAGCCGAGCGCGATGCCGACGCGGCTCGAGGTGTTGTTGCAGAGCCGGAAATCGGCGGCCGCCGGACTCGTCCACAGGCAGGCCGCGACAAGCGCCAGCACCGACAGGAGGCCGGCCAACATCAGGCGGATATTGCGGGGAGCTGAGGCGAGGGAATCTGTTGGGCTCATGCAGCGAAGCTATATCAAATCATGGACGATTTCGCGTGCCCGGCCGGCACTGTCAACGGGCGGGCGCCCGTCTGCGACGCTGTCGGACCTTGGCCGGGGAGGCCGGACCGGTCCGTTTTGCGCGCCGATATGGCAAAATCTGTGACAATTCCCACCTGATATCAATATGGTGAGCGCGACACACGGGATCACGATCATGAGCATTGACGACAAAACCAGAACGGAACTCGAGGCCGCGGTCTTCCGGCGTCTCGTCAGTCACCTGCGCAACCGCACCGATGTGCAAAACATCGATCTGATGAACCTCGCCGGCTTCTGCCGCAACTGCCTGTCCAACTGGATGAAGGAAGAGGCCGACGCCAAGGGCCTTGCCGTGAGCAAGGACGAGAGCCGTGAGGCGGTCTACGGCATGCCGTATGAGGAATGGAAGGCGAAGCATCAGGGCAGCGCGACGCCGGAGCAGCTCGCGGCGATGAAGAAGGCCCAAAGCGGGCATTGAACCTCAGCCTGTGTGACGTCAGTTCCGCGGCCGTCCGCATCTCCTGTGGGCGCGCTGTGGATGAGCGCGATGTTTCCTTGACGGAACGCGCGCCAAAATCGAGGGTCGCCCGCAGCAAGCGGTGCGCGAGGCGCGTATTCGCGTAACATTTCAATACCTGTTCAGGAGTGCGCGATGGCCACCACGTCTGCCGCCGTCAAGGAAGAGCCCGCAACGCGATTTGCCAAGGACCAGCTCAAGTCCATCATCGAGCGCATCGAGCGGCTGGAAGAAGAGAAGAAGACGATCTCGGACGACATTCGCGACGTCTATGCCGAGAGCAAGGGCAACGGCTTCGACGTCAAGGCGCTGCGCGCCATCATCCGTTTGCGCAAGCAGGACCCGAACGAGCGCCAGGAGCAGGAGACCATCCTGGAGACCTACATGCAGGCGCTGGGGATGCTCTGAGGCGGCCGGTGGCCACCCCTTACCGGGCGTTCGCCAAGGCGCCCCCCAAAGGCTCTCGCCAACGCTCTCGCCAAGGTTCAGGTCAAAGCTGCTGGCGGGCCTCCTGTCGAGGCTTGGGTGAAATCCCGGGATTTGCTACACTGGCGGCGAGGTAACCGGGCAGATCGTTCAGATGGACGTGCCAGGACCAGAGCGCCGGCTCGCTGCGGTCCTCGCCGCCGACATGGTCGGCTATAGCCGCCTGATGGAGGCTGACGAGACGGGCACCCTTGCGCGCCTCAAAACCCATCGCATCGAGCTGATCGATCCGGCCATCGCCAAGAATCGCGGCCGCATCATCAAGACCACCGGCGACGGCCTGCTGGTCGAATTTCATAGCGTCGTCGATGCGGTGCTGTGCGCGGCCGAGGTTCAGAGCCGGATGGCGAAGCGCAACGCCGACGTCGCGCCGGCGCGCTGGATGCAGTTTCGCATCGGCATCAATCTTGGCGACGTGATCGTTGACGGTGCCGACATCTTCGGCGACGGCGTCAACGTCGCGTCCCGCCTGGAGACGCTGGCCGAGCCCGGCGGCATCTGCATTTCCGGCGCGGTCCGCGATCAGGTCGGCGATCGCCTGGAAGATCTGAGCTTCGAGGATCTCGGCGACCAGACCGTCAAGAACATCGCGCGCCCGATCCGGGTCTTCCGCGTCCATCTCGAATCCGGTGCCAGGCCCGTTCCGGAGCACCCGGGTGCGGTGGCCGCCCCTGTCGTCGCCAAGAAGCCCTCCATCGCCGTGCTGCCGCTCGTCAACATGAGCGGCGATCCCGAGCAGGAATTCTTCGCCGACGGGCTCACCGAGGACATCATCACCGAGCTGTCGCGCTTCCACGATCTGCTGGTGATCTCGCGCAACTCGAGCTTCGTGTACAAGGGCAAGGCCGTGAAGGTGCAGGACGTCGCGAAGGAATTCGCCGTCGACTATGTGCTGGAAGGCAGCGTGCGGAAGGCGGGCGGCCGGATCCGCGTCACGGTGCAACTGATCGACGCCGTGGCCGACCGGCACGTCTGGGCCGAACGCTACGACCGCGAGCTGGCCGACATCTTCGCCATCCAGGACGAGATGACGCGCGCGATCGTGGCGACCTTGCCGGGGCGCGTCGAGGCTGCCGCGCATGATCGCGTCAAGCGCAAGCCGACCGACAACATGGCGGCCTACGAGTGCGTGCTCGCCGCCAAGGTGCTGCATCATCGCTCGGCACGGGACGACAACGCGGAGGCGCAGCGCCTGCTTGAGCGGGCCATCGTGCTTGACCCGAACTATGCCCATGCCCACGCCTGGCGGGCCTGCGTGCTCGGCCAGACCTGGGTCTACAACTGGTGCACCGACCGCGACGCGACCATGGCGCAGGTCGGCGCCGAGCTCGAGATCGCGCTCAAGCTCGACGACAATGACAGCGACGTGCACCGGATCCTCGCCGCCCTGAACCTCAACCGCGACGACCACGACAAGGCGACCTTCCACCAGGAACGCGCGCTCGCGCTCAATCCGAATTACGACCTCGTGGTCGTGCAGCAGGGCGAGCTCCTGACCTGGCTCGGGCGGCCCGAGGAGGGCATCGACTGGATCAAGCGGGCGATGCGCCTCAATCCGTTCCATCCGGAGCGGTTCTGGAACCATCTCGGCCGGGCCTGCTATTGCGCCGAGAAATACGCCGACGCCGTCGAGGCGTTCTCGCGCATCACGCGCCCCGACCACACCCATCACGCCTTCCTCGCGGCGACCTTCGCGCAGATGGGCAACACGGTGGCTGCCTCGGCCCACGCCGCCGAGGTGCTGAAGCGCGAGCCGACCTTCTCGGT from Bradyrhizobium elkanii USDA 76 harbors:
- a CDS encoding TetR/AcrR family transcriptional regulator; amino-acid sequence: MVYRRTHQVVKRLAARRSAILSAARDAAAAGGMAAVQIAPVAVRANVAAGTVYRYFPSKAELISELITEVSRDELTAIRRAADAAPGPSSALAAAVTTIAVHVLSQRKLAWGILAEPVDVDVTASRLASRRDISGELAMRIDAAVRAGHLPAQDTALAATALLGALHEALVGPLAPANLDDPIKLRDAVQTVTLLALRAVGVMDARARGLVVQATTPAKALVGA
- a CDS encoding OsmC family protein — translated: MTTTHGSAKWQGGIKDGKGAISTKSGALSDYPYGFASRFEGKPGSNPEELIGAAHAACFTMALSLILGEAKLTAEHMETKADVTLEKVADGFAITAVHLTLSAKIPGADNATFQELAGKAKAGCPVSKLLNTKITLDASLQG
- the pyk gene encoding pyruvate kinase, with translation MRRLRRIKILATLGPASSDSAMIRKLFEAGADVFRINMSHTPHDKMRELVKTIRNVESSYGRPIGILVDLQGPKLRVGAFAEGATQLKNGQSFILDSDKTPGDNSRVQLPHPEILAALRPGHALLLDDGKVRLIAEETSPERAVTRVVIGGKMSDRKGVSLPDTDLPVSAMTAKDRADLEAALPEGIDWVALSFVQRAEDVIEAKKMIRGRAAVMAKIEKPQAIDRLADIIEASDALMVARGDLGVELPLERVPSLQKQMIRMARRAGRPVVVATQMLESMIQAPVPTRAEVSDVATAVYEGADAIMLSAESAAGKFPVEAVSTMNRIGEEVERDPTYRNVINAQRVDPEATVGDAIADAARQIAETLDLSAIICWTSSGSTAIRVARERPKVPVVAITPNLVTGRKLSVVWGVHCVVAEDAHDLDDMVDRAGSIAFRDGFAKAGQRVIIVAGVPLRAPGTTNMLRIASVGPRGDAQL
- a CDS encoding DUF1036 domain-containing protein produces the protein MLAGLLSVLALVAACLWTSPAAADFRLCNNTSSRVGIALGYKDAEGWTTEGWWNVSSRTCETLLRGNLVARYYYIYALDYDRGGEWSGQAFMCSRDKEFTIKGTENCLARGFDRTGFFEVDTGEQRAWTVQLTEANEQQPQKVPGMPGGVGPGSPGAMPGLPNPPPGAAPPGASGLPPAAPPGSKQ
- a CDS encoding DUF1244 domain-containing protein; its protein translation is MSIDDKTRTELEAAVFRRLVSHLRNRTDVQNIDLMNLAGFCRNCLSNWMKEEADAKGLAVSKDESREAVYGMPYEEWKAKHQGSATPEQLAAMKKAQSGH
- a CDS encoding DUF2312 domain-containing protein, which gives rise to MATTSAAVKEEPATRFAKDQLKSIIERIERLEEEKKTISDDIRDVYAESKGNGFDVKALRAIIRLRKQDPNERQEQETILETYMQALGML
- a CDS encoding adenylate/guanylate cyclase domain-containing protein produces the protein MDVPGPERRLAAVLAADMVGYSRLMEADETGTLARLKTHRIELIDPAIAKNRGRIIKTTGDGLLVEFHSVVDAVLCAAEVQSRMAKRNADVAPARWMQFRIGINLGDVIVDGADIFGDGVNVASRLETLAEPGGICISGAVRDQVGDRLEDLSFEDLGDQTVKNIARPIRVFRVHLESGARPVPEHPGAVAAPVVAKKPSIAVLPLVNMSGDPEQEFFADGLTEDIITELSRFHDLLVISRNSSFVYKGKAVKVQDVAKEFAVDYVLEGSVRKAGGRIRVTVQLIDAVADRHVWAERYDRELADIFAIQDEMTRAIVATLPGRVEAAAHDRVKRKPTDNMAAYECVLAAKVLHHRSARDDNAEAQRLLERAIVLDPNYAHAHAWRACVLGQTWVYNWCTDRDATMAQVGAELEIALKLDDNDSDVHRILAALNLNRDDHDKATFHQERALALNPNYDLVVVQQGELLTWLGRPEEGIDWIKRAMRLNPFHPERFWNHLGRACYCAEKYADAVEAFSRITRPDHTHHAFLAATFAQMGNTVAASAHAAEVLKREPTFSVAAHLTTQRYKCEPDRARYEAGLLKAGLPA